In the genome of Solibacillus silvestris, one region contains:
- a CDS encoding MFS transporter: MEKQNSKYRWVVFVSVLLTYLLMASQRTAPGLITDQLMNDFNITATTIGLITGVQFFVYTSLQIPMGILADRFGPNFFLIFGAVLAGVGTVLYSVGTHESVLFLSRIFTGIGDATIWVNMMLILGQWFYKKEFVRLVGFAGMTGSLGFLLATVPFSAWIGLLGWRGAFFSLGLLVSICGVLLYVVLIKQAKKAFPQITPVVTEPVQREKTAGIVKRVFSSRQAWALFLCHFGVVGGYVGFISSWAVPYGMDLYEMSRSQASQLIMVGLVGAIIGAPFMSWVASMYESIKKPYIAVQTIVFASWFMFLLFQGYPSVIGVIVLFFLIGFGYGASALTFAAVRQSFPMKESGIVSGFANTGGFLSAVLLPIFLGAILDYVQASSLNLQNGYFYGFSIPVIFSLVGLIGIMLYKEGSVTETMST; this comes from the coding sequence TTGGAAAAACAGAACAGTAAGTACAGATGGGTAGTATTTGTTTCGGTATTGCTTACGTATTTGTTAATGGCTAGTCAGCGGACAGCGCCTGGATTGATTACTGATCAATTAATGAATGACTTTAATATCACGGCCACCACAATCGGATTAATTACAGGTGTTCAATTTTTTGTTTATACAAGTCTTCAAATTCCAATGGGGATTTTGGCGGATCGCTTTGGACCAAATTTTTTTCTTATTTTTGGAGCAGTCCTTGCCGGAGTGGGAACGGTTCTTTACAGTGTAGGAACGCATGAATCGGTATTATTTCTTTCGCGAATTTTTACCGGAATAGGGGATGCGACCATTTGGGTTAATATGATGCTCATATTAGGACAGTGGTTTTATAAAAAGGAATTTGTCCGTTTAGTTGGTTTTGCCGGTATGACAGGCAGTTTAGGGTTCTTGTTGGCGACTGTTCCATTTTCGGCATGGATTGGACTCCTTGGATGGAGAGGGGCATTTTTCTCATTGGGACTTCTTGTAAGCATATGCGGAGTACTATTATATGTTGTCCTGATAAAACAAGCAAAAAAGGCTTTCCCGCAAATTACGCCTGTAGTAACTGAGCCTGTCCAACGCGAAAAAACAGCTGGCATCGTAAAAAGAGTCTTTTCCAGCCGTCAAGCATGGGCATTATTTTTATGCCATTTTGGGGTAGTGGGTGGCTATGTTGGATTTATCAGTTCGTGGGCGGTGCCGTACGGAATGGATCTTTACGAAATGAGCCGGTCACAGGCCAGTCAGTTAATTATGGTTGGGCTTGTTGGTGCAATTATTGGTGCGCCTTTTATGAGCTGGGTTGCAAGTATGTATGAATCGATTAAAAAACCTTATATAGCAGTGCAAACGATTGTTTTTGCAAGCTGGTTTATGTTTCTTTTATTTCAAGGATATCCGTCCGTGATCGGAGTTATTGTTCTTTTCTTCCTCATCGGCTTCGGATATGGAGCAAGTGCATTGACATTTGCTGCTGTACGGCAGTCATTCCCAATGAAAGAGTCTGGCATTGTATCGGGATTTGCCAATACAGGAGGCTTTTTAAGTGCCGTCCTATTGCCGATTTTTTTAGGTGCAATATTAGACTATGTTCAGGCAAGCTCGTTAAATTTACAAAATGGGTACTTTTACGGCTTTAGTATTCCAGTTATTTTTTCTTTAGTCGGTTTAATTGGAATTATGTTATACAAAGAAGGATCTGTTACAGAAACAATGTCGACTTGA
- a CDS encoding AMP-dependent synthetase encodes MTVLQALVDQALETPNATAIQFENEVWTYDELLDNSRKIAGYLIEKGFQKNDIVAEFALNSHLFMAVYYGVQLAGLTVMPVNTKLAPPEVDFIFKHSEAKVLIYDEKLQETIDLTTHGFQEILSLSQIKNILNEQSNSPTMPELELEDTSVVMYTSGTTGKPKGVMLSHRNILETAQIWSDSMNMTSEDRMFICTPLFHCAGSHVFAVPTIYKGGAVLIEEAFSPDQTLKNLVETKASIFFGVPAMYTILLNKPGLQSYDFSELRLFCYGAAPMPYELVKRLKDTFPNVKVQNLYGQTENSPAASSLLDDGALFKIGSVGKPLARTDIQLRDANGEIVPLGEVGEICVRGPQVMKGYLRAPEETAMSIQDGWLYTGDLGRFDEEGYLYIVDRKKDMIIRGGENIYPIEVEEVLYQMPQILEAAVVGIPHEVYGEVPKAFVVLKEDKQLMEQDVLDYCMTQLAKYKVPFEVDFIDQLPRNASGKVLKHTLRPKQTI; translated from the coding sequence ATGACGGTTTTACAGGCATTAGTTGACCAAGCTCTGGAGACACCGAATGCAACGGCTATTCAATTTGAAAATGAAGTATGGACATACGATGAACTTCTGGATAATTCCCGGAAAATTGCCGGTTATCTAATTGAAAAAGGTTTTCAAAAGAATGATATTGTAGCAGAGTTTGCCCTAAACTCCCATTTATTTATGGCTGTTTATTATGGTGTGCAGCTCGCAGGCTTAACCGTAATGCCTGTGAATACAAAACTTGCTCCTCCTGAAGTCGATTTTATATTTAAGCATTCAGAAGCAAAAGTGTTAATTTATGATGAAAAACTGCAAGAGACGATTGATCTCACGACACATGGTTTTCAGGAAATTCTTTCACTATCACAAATCAAAAACATTTTAAATGAACAAAGTAATTCTCCAACAATGCCGGAGTTAGAGCTCGAGGACACGTCAGTTGTTATGTATACATCCGGAACGACGGGAAAACCAAAAGGGGTTATGCTCAGTCACCGAAACATTTTAGAGACGGCGCAAATCTGGTCTGACTCAATGAATATGACAAGTGAGGACCGCATGTTTATTTGTACACCTTTATTCCATTGTGCAGGCAGTCATGTATTTGCAGTGCCGACAATTTATAAGGGGGGTGCAGTTCTTATTGAAGAGGCATTTTCACCAGACCAGACTTTGAAAAATTTAGTTGAAACAAAGGCATCTATTTTCTTTGGGGTACCGGCAATGTATACCATTTTATTAAATAAACCTGGGCTGCAGTCCTATGATTTTAGTGAACTGCGCCTGTTCTGCTATGGGGCTGCACCAATGCCGTATGAGCTTGTGAAGCGTCTAAAGGATACATTCCCTAATGTAAAAGTACAGAACTTATATGGGCAAACGGAAAATTCACCCGCAGCCAGCTCATTGCTGGATGATGGGGCACTGTTTAAAATCGGTTCAGTAGGCAAACCGTTAGCAAGGACGGATATTCAGTTACGCGATGCAAATGGTGAAATTGTGCCACTAGGGGAAGTCGGTGAAATTTGCGTGAGAGGTCCCCAAGTAATGAAGGGATATTTGCGCGCACCGGAAGAAACAGCCATGTCGATTCAGGATGGGTGGCTGTATACAGGAGATTTAGGCCGTTTTGATGAGGAAGGCTATTTATATATTGTAGATCGCAAAAAGGATATGATCATTCGTGGAGGCGAAAATATTTACCCAATTGAAGTGGAAGAAGTACTGTACCAAATGCCTCAAATTCTGGAAGCCGCGGTCGTAGGGATCCCGCATGAAGTTTACGGTGAAGTTCCTAAGGCGTTTGTTGTATTAAAGGAAGACAAACAACTAATGGAACAAGATGTACTGGACTATTGCATGACACAGCTTGCAAAATATAAAGTTCCATTTGAAGTTGACTTTATCGATCAACTGCCACGTAATGCTTCCGGTAAAGTACTGAAGCATACATTAAGACCAAAACAAACGATATAA
- a CDS encoding peptide ABC transporter ATP-binding protein, with amino-acid sequence MRKKILEVKGLKQYFGTAKEPIKAVDGISFDVYEGETLGLVGESGCGKSTTGRSIIRLYDITEGEILFNQKNVNSYSSRKESMQFNRDMQMIFQDPYASLNPRMTAGEIIAEGYDIHGLHKNKKERQEKIGELLESVGLNREHANRYAHEFSGGQRQRIGIARALSLDPSFIIADEPISALDVSIQAQVVNLLKQLQKERGLTYLFIAHDLSMVKYISDRIAVMYRGKILELGDADEIYNNPIHPYTKSLLSAVPQPNPEYERKRVRIPYKHEETPENAETLEARPGHFVFATKQQLASWL; translated from the coding sequence ATGCGTAAAAAGATTTTAGAAGTAAAAGGATTAAAACAATATTTCGGTACTGCTAAAGAGCCTATTAAAGCGGTTGACGGCATTAGCTTCGACGTTTATGAAGGCGAAACACTTGGACTAGTGGGTGAATCAGGCTGTGGTAAATCAACAACAGGACGTTCAATTATACGCCTGTATGATATAACAGAAGGTGAAATTTTATTTAACCAAAAAAACGTGAATTCTTATTCTTCACGAAAGGAATCGATGCAATTCAACCGCGACATGCAAATGATTTTTCAAGATCCCTACGCATCGTTAAACCCGCGGATGACAGCTGGTGAAATTATTGCGGAAGGCTATGATATCCACGGCCTTCACAAAAATAAAAAAGAGCGTCAAGAAAAAATTGGAGAGCTGTTAGAATCTGTTGGTTTAAACCGTGAGCATGCAAACCGTTATGCACATGAATTTTCAGGCGGTCAACGTCAACGTATTGGGATTGCCCGCGCATTAAGCTTGGATCCAAGCTTCATTATTGCGGATGAGCCAATTTCTGCACTAGACGTATCTATTCAAGCTCAAGTCGTTAACTTATTAAAGCAGCTACAAAAAGAACGTGGTTTAACATATTTATTCATTGCCCATGATTTATCAATGGTGAAGTATATCTCGGATCGTATTGCTGTTATGTATCGCGGAAAAATTTTAGAGTTAGGTGATGCGGACGAGATTTACAACAATCCGATTCATCCTTATACAAAGTCTTTACTTTCTGCCGTACCTCAACCAAACCCTGAGTATGAGCGTAAACGTGTTCGTATACCATACAAGCATGAAGAAACACCAGAAAATGCGGAGACTTTAGAAGCACGTCCAGGGCATTTTGTATTTGCCACAAAACAGCAACTTGCCAGCTGGTTATAA
- a CDS encoding diguanylate cyclase codes for MTLENKFNEQIAPERFEIVGARPSDADSLNKKQISFWQEVMYRFSHNKLAIIGLVILSFITIMAIFAPMFSSWSYEENTGLYNTAPSAAHWFGTDDLARDLFVRVWIGARISLFIGLAAAVIDLIIGVLWGSISGLLGGRVDNIMMRIADVLTAIPYLLVVIILLVVMEKGLIPMIIALSFTGWVNMARIVRAEVLSIKSREFVLASRTLGAGSWHLIKRHLIPNAMGAILVTMTLTIPAAIFTESFLSYIGLGVQQPLASWGTMASEGNKAIQSAPWRLMFPALFISLTIFAFNAVGDGLRDALDPKLRK; via the coding sequence ATGACTTTAGAAAATAAATTTAATGAACAAATCGCTCCGGAGCGTTTTGAAATTGTAGGCGCCCGTCCAAGTGATGCGGATTCTCTAAACAAAAAGCAAATTTCATTTTGGCAAGAGGTAATGTACCGGTTTTCACATAACAAGCTAGCAATTATAGGCTTGGTTATTTTATCGTTTATTACAATTATGGCTATCTTTGCACCGATGTTTTCCTCTTGGAGTTATGAAGAAAATACGGGTCTTTACAATACAGCCCCTTCAGCTGCCCACTGGTTCGGTACAGACGACCTTGCACGCGACTTATTCGTTCGTGTCTGGATTGGCGCAAGAATTTCGTTATTCATCGGTCTTGCCGCAGCTGTGATTGATTTAATTATTGGTGTTCTCTGGGGAAGTATTTCAGGATTGCTTGGTGGACGCGTTGACAATATTATGATGCGTATTGCTGATGTGTTAACAGCGATTCCTTATTTATTAGTTGTTATCATTTTACTAGTCGTTATGGAGAAAGGATTAATTCCTATGATTATCGCCCTATCCTTTACGGGATGGGTAAACATGGCACGTATCGTTCGTGCTGAGGTACTTTCAATTAAGAGTCGTGAATTTGTTTTAGCTTCTCGCACATTAGGCGCTGGTTCATGGCATTTAATTAAACGTCACCTAATCCCAAATGCAATGGGCGCTATTTTAGTAACAATGACATTAACTATTCCAGCTGCAATCTTTACAGAATCATTTTTAAGCTATATTGGTTTAGGGGTACAGCAGCCGCTTGCAAGTTGGGGCACAATGGCTTCAGAAGGAAATAAGGCAATCCAATCTGCACCTTGGCGATTAATGTTCCCTGCCCTCTTCATTTCGTTAACGATTTTCGCATTTAACGCTGTTGGAGATGGTCTTCGCGATGCTTTAGATCCGAAATTACGTAAGTAG
- a CDS encoding peptide ABC transporter ATP-binding protein translates to MKKKILEVNDLHIHFKTYAGIVQAVRGVNFELYEGETLAIVGESGSGKSVTSNALMKLIPEPPGIYANGEIKFNGRDLIPLSEKDMLSIRGNEVAMIFQDPMTALNPTMRIGKQIMEVLLKHKKVSSKGAAKTRSIELLNQVGIPFPEKRFASYPHELSGGMRQRVVIAIALAADPKLLIADEPTTALDVTIQAQILELMKDIQRSSNTSIIFITHDLGVVANVADRVAVMYAGQIVEYGTVEDIFYNPKHPYTWGLLGSMPDLNNSTDELLRAIPGSPPNLINPPIGCAFAPRNELALAIDYEEEPPMFQVSDTHYAKTWLLHPNAPKIPLPEAVARRIEMARGGTANA, encoded by the coding sequence ATGAAGAAGAAAATTTTAGAAGTTAATGATTTACATATTCACTTCAAAACGTACGCCGGTATTGTCCAGGCTGTACGAGGCGTAAACTTTGAATTATACGAAGGCGAAACATTGGCTATCGTAGGTGAGTCGGGCTCAGGTAAAAGTGTTACGAGTAATGCTTTGATGAAGCTGATTCCTGAGCCACCCGGTATTTATGCCAATGGCGAAATAAAATTTAACGGTCGTGATCTGATTCCTCTTTCTGAAAAAGATATGTTATCTATCCGGGGCAATGAAGTGGCAATGATTTTCCAAGATCCGATGACTGCACTAAACCCAACAATGCGTATCGGCAAGCAAATCATGGAAGTTTTATTAAAGCATAAAAAAGTTTCCAGTAAAGGGGCTGCGAAAACGCGTTCCATTGAATTATTAAATCAGGTTGGTATACCTTTTCCTGAAAAACGGTTTGCTTCTTATCCACACGAGCTTTCGGGGGGGATGCGTCAGCGTGTTGTCATCGCAATTGCCCTTGCTGCAGATCCTAAGCTTCTAATTGCCGATGAACCAACAACAGCACTTGATGTAACGATTCAGGCGCAAATTTTAGAATTGATGAAGGACATTCAAAGAAGTTCGAATACTTCGATTATTTTTATCACTCATGATTTAGGGGTCGTGGCAAACGTGGCTGACCGTGTTGCCGTTATGTACGCCGGACAAATTGTTGAGTATGGCACAGTAGAGGACATTTTCTACAATCCTAAGCATCCTTATACTTGGGGGCTGCTAGGTTCAATGCCCGACTTAAACAACTCTACAGATGAGTTATTACGTGCAATACCTGGTTCGCCGCCAAACTTGATTAATCCACCTATCGGCTGTGCATTCGCCCCTCGTAATGAGCTGGCTTTAGCAATCGATTATGAGGAAGAGCCACCGATGTTCCAAGTTTCTGACACTCATTATGCAAAAACTTGGTTACTTCATCCGAACGCTCCAAAAATTCCACTTCCTGAGGCGGTTGCTCGCCGGATCGAAATGGCAAGAGGAGGCACAGCTAATGCGTAA
- a CDS encoding copper oxidase, whose product MKINDQPVNPADPATISKFEDKLVIPRVARSKPNNNYPPNSYYEIQMLKARHRFHKDFPYTDVWGYDGIVPGPTIEAKKDVTTYVKYLNKLPDKHFLPVDYSLHGVNNSAEVRTVVHLHGANVASASDGHPEAWYTKNYAATGPLFKQEVHAYTNHQPGTTMWYHDHAMALTRLNVVAGLAGFYLLRDSLEERLKLPKGDYEIPLLIQDRSFNEDGSIFYPTKLAPPFPLPVPDQLPLPDPTVTLGYVGNTVIVNGKVWPYLNVEPRKYRFRILNGSNRRSYKLRLSNEEEMNQIGTDGGFLAATTKIITAELNPAERIDVIIDFSKFANEEIFLMNDDEEFADEHTNVIMKFIVNLPLRREDTSQIPTLLEPAMDLHEHHAHTIRNLPLTSSLDRYGRLMLMLDNKMYHDPATEKPSLDSIEIWNFINTTPVHHPIHLHLVQFKILERRPFNVDLYVSEGKLEFTGEPEKPRDYERGWKDTVKADIGKVTKIIMHWKEHTGDYMWHCHFLEHEDHDMMRPIRVINDAHPVQPPHIDDH is encoded by the coding sequence TTGAAAATTAATGATCAGCCGGTGAACCCAGCAGATCCTGCTACAATATCAAAATTTGAAGATAAACTCGTTATACCGCGAGTTGCAAGATCTAAACCAAACAATAACTATCCGCCTAATTCCTATTATGAAATCCAGATGCTTAAAGCAAGGCATCGATTTCATAAAGACTTTCCTTATACTGATGTGTGGGGCTATGATGGAATTGTTCCTGGTCCAACAATTGAAGCAAAAAAAGATGTTACGACTTATGTGAAATATTTAAATAAACTTCCCGATAAACATTTTCTGCCGGTAGATTACAGTCTGCATGGAGTAAACAATTCTGCAGAAGTCCGAACAGTAGTTCATTTACATGGGGCGAATGTCGCTTCTGCAAGTGACGGGCACCCTGAAGCATGGTATACAAAAAACTATGCTGCTACAGGACCACTATTTAAACAGGAAGTGCATGCATATACGAACCATCAGCCGGGTACGACTATGTGGTATCACGACCATGCGATGGCACTTACAAGATTAAACGTTGTGGCAGGATTGGCAGGATTTTATTTGCTTCGTGATTCTTTGGAGGAAAGATTAAAACTGCCAAAGGGAGATTACGAAATACCATTGCTCATTCAGGATCGCTCCTTTAATGAAGATGGTTCTATTTTTTATCCAACGAAACTTGCTCCCCCATTTCCTCTACCTGTACCTGACCAGCTTCCACTGCCGGATCCGACTGTTACGTTAGGCTATGTTGGAAATACAGTTATTGTAAATGGGAAGGTATGGCCATATTTAAATGTTGAGCCGAGAAAATATCGCTTCCGAATATTAAATGGCTCAAACCGTAGAAGTTACAAACTACGTCTCTCAAATGAAGAAGAAATGAACCAGATTGGAACAGATGGCGGATTTTTAGCTGCAACAACGAAAATCATCACAGCTGAATTAAATCCTGCTGAGCGTATAGATGTAATTATTGATTTTAGTAAATTTGCGAATGAAGAAATTTTTCTGATGAATGATGATGAGGAGTTTGCAGATGAACATACGAATGTCATTATGAAATTCATTGTGAACTTACCTCTAAGGCGAGAAGATACAAGCCAAATACCTACATTGTTGGAACCAGCGATGGATTTACATGAGCATCATGCACATACCATTCGTAATCTGCCTTTAACATCTTCTCTAGACCGTTATGGCAGGCTTATGCTCATGCTGGATAATAAAATGTACCATGATCCCGCAACAGAAAAGCCTTCGTTAGATAGTATAGAGATTTGGAACTTTATAAATACGACACCAGTCCATCATCCAATCCATCTCCATTTAGTACAGTTCAAAATATTGGAGCGTAGACCGTTTAATGTAGATCTATATGTTTCGGAAGGGAAATTAGAGTTTACAGGTGAGCCGGAAAAACCGAGAGATTATGAAAGAGGTTGGAAGGATACTGTAAAAGCGGACATTGGAAAAGTAACGAAAATTATTATGCATTGGAAAGAACATACAGGGGATTATATGTGGCACTGTCATTTTCTTGAGCATGAAGATCATGATATGATGCGACCGATTCGCGTTATTAACGATGCCCATCCCGTGCAGCCACCGCATATTGATGACCATTAA
- a CDS encoding peptide ABC transporter permease: MLNYIFKRLIYILVALFFIISATFFLMKLAPGSPFASERELLPAIEQQLNAKYGLDNPWYIQYKDYLISSLTFDFGESMKYKGRSVNDMISEGFPVSLVLGLEAMFLAVGFGILLGVISALYHNRFPDYVSTVIAVIGISVPSFILAAILQLYLSLKLGWFPVTGWKGFSYTVLPAFAIALTHVGFIAKLTRSSMLEQNNSEYVKLARAKGIGKWTIVFKHSLRNALLPVITYLGPLTAGVLTGSFIIEQIFAIPGIGRHFVQSITNRDYTTIMGVTVFYSIILLFAVLIVDILYHYIDPRIKLKGAKK; encoded by the coding sequence GTGCTTAACTACATTTTCAAGCGATTAATTTATATTTTGGTAGCATTATTTTTCATCATATCGGCAACGTTCTTTTTAATGAAGCTTGCACCAGGTAGCCCATTTGCCAGCGAGCGTGAGTTATTACCAGCAATCGAACAGCAACTTAATGCAAAATACGGACTTGATAATCCATGGTACATCCAATATAAAGATTATTTAATCTCATCCCTTACATTTGATTTTGGAGAATCCATGAAATATAAAGGACGTTCAGTAAACGACATGATTTCCGAAGGATTCCCTGTTTCATTAGTACTAGGTTTAGAGGCAATGTTCTTAGCAGTAGGTTTTGGAATTTTACTAGGTGTTATTTCTGCACTTTATCACAATCGATTTCCTGACTATGTGTCGACTGTCATCGCTGTTATAGGAATTTCTGTCCCTTCCTTTATTCTTGCAGCGATATTACAGCTCTATTTATCACTAAAATTGGGGTGGTTCCCTGTGACTGGATGGAAAGGCTTTAGCTACACGGTTTTACCTGCATTCGCTATTGCCCTGACACATGTTGGATTTATTGCGAAGCTAACTCGATCCAGTATGCTGGAACAAAATAACAGTGAATATGTAAAGCTTGCACGTGCTAAAGGAATCGGAAAATGGACAATTGTATTTAAACACTCGCTTCGTAATGCGTTGTTGCCGGTTATCACCTATTTAGGACCTTTAACTGCAGGCGTACTGACAGGAAGTTTCATTATTGAACAAATTTTTGCCATACCGGGTATTGGCCGTCACTTCGTACAATCTATTACGAATCGTGATTATACGACGATTATGGGTGTAACTGTTTTCTATTCAATTATTTTACTCTTTGCGGTATTAATTGTAGACATTTTGTATCACTACATTGACCCTCGTATCAAATTGAAAGGAGCGAAAAAATAA